In Sebastes fasciatus isolate fSebFas1 chromosome 15, fSebFas1.pri, whole genome shotgun sequence, a genomic segment contains:
- the lamtor3 gene encoding ragulator complex protein LAMTOR3, with amino-acid sequence MADDLKRYLYKQLQSVEGLHAIVVTDRDGVPVIKVANDNAPVHALRPGFLSTFALATDQGSKLGLSKNKSIICYYNTYQIVQFNRLPLVISFIASSNANTGLIMSLEKELAPLIEELRQVVEVT; translated from the exons ATGGCTGAT GATTTGAAGAGATACCTATACAAACAGTTGCAAAG TGTTGAAGGTCTTCATGCTATCGTCGTGACAGACAGGGACGGTGTCCCAGTTATCAAAG TTGCCAATGACAATGCCCCAGTCCACGCTCTGAGACCTGGCTTCTTGTCCACCTTCGCTCTGGCCACTGATCAGGGCAGTAAGCTGGGCCTCTCCAAGAACAAGAGTATCATCTGCTACTACAACACCTACCAG ATTGTGCAGTTCAATCGGTTACCACTGGTCATCAGTTTCATTGCCAGCAGCAACGCCAACACAG GTCTTATCATGAGTCTGGAGAAGGAGTTGGCTCCACTAATAGAGGAGCTGAGGCAGGTAGTGGAGGTGACATAA